The Branchiostoma lanceolatum isolate klBraLanc5 chromosome 3, klBraLanc5.hap2, whole genome shotgun sequence DNA segment CATAATTTCTGTGAGAATGTCACAATACAACCCCTTTTAATGGGTCTCTAGAGTGTTTCGCAGTAAAAATAATATCGGGTGTGCACGGAAATCTGTTCCACCCACAACCTAAAAAATTTGCTAGCAACCCACACTTTTTCGAAAGGTTTCCTTACAACTCTTTTGGACGGGACTTTTTTGTACGAcggatgtacaaaatgaatttgCTTTTAGCTTGCTAAATTCGTAGATCCTTGGGGAAAatagtgttgtcagtgtgaatatGTTTTCAATTAAGCAAAATGGTTTGCATAGGTCATTTGGGACAGTATACACATTGTATGGATTGCAGAAATGCCTGGAGACCATTGCAAataagaccctgttcataccaCGATTCGCAAATTGTGATTCACCCTGGCACGGATTGATCCCACACCTcgcaaatcctggtatgaacctCTGAATCTGGCTCTGAGGGGGGTCAATCCTGATGCTCTCAATCCTGAGGTGGATTGGTGTATTAAATCGGGATCAATCCCATGTCTGGGTGAATCCTGATTCACGAATCATTGTATGAATGGATTCTAACTGTTTCTGAAGAAAGCTACTATTGTGACTAAGAAATGTTCTAATTGTAGCTAAGGAATAGAGGAGGAAAGCTTGGGTGGCAGTGCAAAAACCTTGAGTTAGTACTTGATTTATGATTCACTAACTAGTACatattgtacatacattgtagtaaTGTATATGCCTAGCAACAATGTTTTAGAGTCTGACATGTTGAAATCACCAGGTTTTGACTAAAAATGCTGCAGTATCCAATGTTGCCTGCTGATTAACATACAATCCATATCCCAATTGTTAGTTAAGCCTAAAGATCATTGGAAGGAAAAACATCGCTACATCCAACCATGCGTTACTAAAAAAACCCTCCAAATATGCATCCCAGgacacatgtataacaaaatAACAGCCAATCCTTGCTTGCTAGTCCTTTTGTTTAGTAATGGTCCGACTCCATGTAACTTGAAACTGTTGTTTGCTTGGACAAGTTAACTttcacttttgttttcttaaccTTACAAAGTAAGTCACTTGAACTGATGTGTTTTTTAGAGTGCCTTATCGCTGTTACAGGGATGACAATGCTCAGGTTAGTGCAGTAAGATTAGAGTTATGCAGGTTTTTTGATGTCTCCATGCCTTGAACCTGCACTGGCCAAAGATAACTTCAGCGCCAGATAGTAGCCTGTAAATGTCATCATTGCAGCAGATAACAAGATTTTAAATTATTCATATTCCTACTGACCTACATCATGTAGGAACAATtttaaaaaggaaaatttgtCTATTGATGGACTGATAGGCAAAGAAAATGATTTCCAAGCAATATTTATTTAATGCTGGTAAGTTTTCTGTTATGTAATTTTTTTGTGGTGAGCCCTGTATTCAGGGATGATTCATTCTGGCTCACTCCAGTCTTGTTTGGAATATTACCAGATGAAAACTGCTCACATTTTATAGCATTTCAAAGCATAAACTTGAGGTTAAGTTTGACACAAAACTACACTTGATTATCACATTTTCACAGTCAATGATGTAAAATTCAACAACTCTTATCCTCTTCCAGGTAGCCTTTTCCATTTTTCTGTTCATCACCAAACGTGCCTTGTGACTATGGAGGGTGTGGAGTTGGCGCCCCTGCAGCAGGTCGAGCTGGCAGCACTACAGCAGGTGGACATGTCCAACATCAGCATGGAACAGGACCAGGAGGCACAGCTCACCCCACTGGACCTCAGCATGGTGGCCAGTATAAGGGACAAGCCAGTGGAACAGCCTGTGCAGGTAAAGTCTAGTCGTGTGGTAGAAATATCTAAATATCATGCTGTATTGTATAATAGGATAAGTGAGTTGCTAGTTGCAGTAAGAGAACAGGTGCATTGGTATGTTGTTAAAAAGACAATACTATATTTTACTCTATCCTACCATAGTTCTGAGAGCACTAGAGATGGAAATTCAGTGTTGTTCACAGACATAAGTTTGTATTTTGGGGTCAGTCCAGTTGTACATATAGCCCTGTATTGAAAGCAGTTGTGTTGGTATTGTTCTATGTGTAGGACCGGGATGCCTCTCCTGACACAACTGTGCAGCAGTGGACACCTAGGAAAGGCAAGAAGATGAAGTGGAAATGGCAGAAGTCACCTGGAAAATCCTCTACCAAGTCttccaacaagaaaagaaagacaGACCGCAAGATAGTATGTTTGTCACATTTCATAGTTTTTTTGCTCATAAGAAAATGTCACATGAGATTGCATATATTCAATGTCTTAACTTGTACTTGAATAAACTATATGATACAAGGGAGATTAATTGTAATTCTGGGTATGAAACTGAGCCTGTGaatatgcaaaatgaaaaatgcgATAGATCAATGTATCAATTTATTGCCATGAATTGCCAGAGATGTCATGATTTAATTGAAAGGGAGAACATCAAAATATACATCAATACAGTATAAGTAAGAAATGAAAGATAAAATGAAAGTCATATAAATATCTACATgatcaaaacacaaaaaacttCTGTATTATCATATTGTGCAGGAGACAACACCTGATGAGAACAGTAACCCAGTGATGGATGCAGAAGTACCATTGGTGAACAACCAGGAAGTTCACACCGCAGATGGTGTAATCCAGGACAACACTGGAGAGACCGCCTTCTCAGATGATGCCATCATGATGTCCCAACTTACTGATGAGGAAACACCACTGAGCTTGACAGCGCAGAAGGGCAGGCCTAAGAAGCTTGACATCCCCCCTATGCCAGTTCGAGAGGAACCACAGCAGATCCAAGTGAACGGGACCACCACAGTCTTCTCAGACCGTACCGTGTACAACTGTGATGAATGTGCCTACACTACATACAAGCGATATGCCTACATCGTACACCTTCGTGTGCACACTGGTTAGTATTATTAATATGATATATTAATGTCCTTTCGCGTTCTGATGTGCTGCCAAGAGAACCaaatttttaaaagaaatgagaACCCCCATTAAGATTTATCTGCCAGGTCACATATGTCCGTCACTGTAGAAAAACAGTGTCTTTGAGATATCTCCAATGCAGCAGCACccccagatatgcacagtttGGATGTACAGAAGTTCATTTTCATCTCTGAAGATTCATTCCTTCAGGatggcagatacatgtatatgtgaccTGGCAAAATAATGTCAGTAGATGTTGGTTGagtttgtacaattttttttcctaaaagaATGATATAGATATGCTTTGTTTGATTTAACATTGTCTTGTGATCAACATTTGAGATAAATGCCATGATTGTTAATTCAATCTTTTCatacatacaggagagaagccgTTCCAGTGTCCGTTCTGTCCCCATGCCACGACCCAGGCAGGCCACCTGCGGCGCCACATGTCCCAGATGCACAGTGAAGAAGGGAAGAAGTTTGAGTGTGGGATGTGCAGCTTCTCTACCAACAGCCAAGTATGTATTACTTTATAGCAGTAGGTCAGGAatagtctgaccagttttagattgAGTCATCCTTCACTCCAAAACACACCATGACCACTGCTGACTTATttccaaccaccagccaacccattccagacctcccgtccacatCCGAATGCAGAAGGCTCACGTTTTTTCATGTAAAGAGAAGGTCTActgtagatatatatatatatgattaaaTACGAGCTAGAAATGTTATATGTTGTATACTTATTCCCCAAGAATGCATACAGAAATATTTTTGCTTTGAGAAATTTAAGTGTCTGTCAAATCCCATTGTTATGTCTTGCCTAAAGTGAATGTTTATGAAACAATGACAGTCTCAAAAGTTTGGTAACACATGTAGGTTTCTATGTGGGTGTCAAATTCATGATTTTGTTCCCTCTTCAGAGCCGGCTTATCAAACACTTGAAGGAGCATGACACGGAGACGATGGAGGCAGAGGAagcagaggaggaggaagaacagggagatgaggaagaagaggaggaggataaAGATGGAGAGGAGGAACAAGAGAATATGGATGGAGAAGAATTGGGGGAGGAAAACATGGAGGATGCAACTgaagggaagaagaagaaaaagaagagggGGACCAACAAGAGATTCAATTGTGGAGAGTGTGATTTCAAGACTGCTTACCGCCACTGCCTGGTCACCCATCTTAAGGTACCTGCTGTTCAGCTTGTTGATAGTACTTTCAAGAAAAACCTGGAAAGAGTTGCAAATTTCGGATGTTGTAGAGATTTTGTACAACCCAGTGGCTGAAAGTCAACGTTTGAGAAGTAACTTACAAATCCTATGAATACCTTATGTTACCTAACTGCTGACACATTTTGCCTCCCTACCTACTACTAGGTCCACCAGGGCATTAAAGAACACAGATGCCCCCAGTGCGGTTACTCcaccacatacaaacatgtccTGGCACGTCACATGCTCAGCCACGATGGGAAGCGGGACCACTTCTGCGACAGTTGCTCCTTCGCCAGCCCGTACAAGTTTGTGGTGGCGCGCCATATCAAGCGCAAGCACGGCGGCCCGCGGCAACTGGCCTGCGACCGCTGCCCGTATCTGGGATTCGATGCAGCGGCCATGAAGGCTCACATGAAGAAACATGACAACGAGGGACAGTACAggtacagtattttctattaaGTTTGCTCAAGGAAAAAGTTACTATCAATAGACATCTTTCAAAGCCATGGAATAAAGTGTAAGCATTCTCTCATTGGCAATGCTCTGAGCGTCCTTCTTATGTTTTGATTCTGtgctactgtaaatcttcaaacattttttttcgtggtgacctctccaccgtgAATTCATGGCACCATGAATATGTATTTCCAATGAACTACTACTGCACTACAAAATTAGTTCAACTGTGAATTTCAAACACTgaaacctccttttcccctccttctgcaaaataaaaccactccaAAAGTAGATCAATTTACAGTGAATATAGCCTAGCCATTGACAGGTTTTTTCATGTGTCCCTGCAGATGTAAGTTTGCTCCCCGAGATGAGGACCAGAAGCCCCGTGAGAAGATCCTGCTGTATCACTGTGACCAGTGTGAGTACGCCACCAACCGCAAGGACCATCTGGACTGCCACGCGGTAAGACATAAGATCAACACAAACTAAACATGCTTtttatgctgaagtatgtgtaagCAATGGTAGCAGTCTAGCAGAGGATGATAAATTTCCTAGTCATGATCACAACTTTGTTTTACAGAAAGTCCACAAGGATAAGCCTGACGGGGCTCATATATACAAGTGCGAGCAGTGCACGTACGTGACAGGCAAGCGATTCCTCCTCAACAAACACCTGAAGGGCCACTCTGCCGTCAAGAAGTACATGTGCGAGATGTGCGGCGGGACCTTCGACCGCAAGGTCAACTACGAGGCACACAAACGgacccatacaggagagaagccctacaagtgccCCAAGTGCGACTACGCCAGCTCCCAGAAGACTCACCTGAACCGCCACCTCCGCATGCACAACGGCTTCCGCCCGTTCAAGTGCGAGAAGTGCTCATACGCCGCCGCAAACCAACACGAGATTGTCCGCCATGTTCGCCAGGTAAGACTGCAATAAAAGTGGAACTGAACCTTTGTGTTATAAGTAAGGAAATAGCAGCTAGCTAATACTGAACTTGATTACATgtaccaagtacatgtaaccttacatgtgctaagtacatgtatgtaataccGTAGAGGATATGCACTTCCACTGTATGACTACTATGATATAACTGGTTTCTTCATTCCCAGCACTTTTCCACCACAAATGATTGAACCGACCTGCCAATGTTCTGCCCCATCCAGGTGCACCTGAAGATCAAGCCGTTCCAGTGCCCATACTGTGCCTACGCCACAGCAGACAGGTCCAACTACACCAAGCACGTGGCCATGCACACCAACCCACGCCCCTTTACCTGCCCCGCCTGTGTCTACACCGCCAGCAAGAAGTGCAACCTCTACTATCACATGAAGGTAAGAAACTGTACATTCTCAATCTTGATTGTATTGCTTGAGGTACCATATATTCAAGTCAGAACTCAAACAAAAAGGGTAGGACATTAAGTATTCTTGTTGCATTCTTGTGTTCACAGTCGAAGCACCCTGACCACCCAGACACACAAGAGCATGCTGGGCACGTCAGGCTGAAGGTCAGACCTCCCAGCAGCACCGAGACCAGCCCCGAGGGCAAGGAGAAGTCCAAGCCCAAAGGTGACGAGGTCAACAACAACTGGAACCAGAACAAGAAGAAGGCTGGGGGGGCGGAGGGCACGTCGGAGGTGAAGACAGAAGAAGGGGCTGGTGCCAGCAACCTGATAGACTTCATCACCAACACGGAGGATCAGGACGAGGAGGGGTCCGAGGTGCCGACCCCTGGGGTAGAGGGTCACAGCTGTGACTTCTGTGGACGTTTCTTCAATGATCGGGAGATGTGGGAGTCGCATGTGCAGCGCCACCTACGCGCTTCTTAGATCTCCTTGTTCATACACAATATCACTTTTTGGCTTAAAGGGACTGTAGAGAAATTTTCAACATTCTGAAATGATGTTGAGTGtaaatcatgatagaaataaaaTCCAACAAAGGATAAGCTTCTTTTTGAACGGTTGTGCCAGCAATGTAgtaattagatacatgtattatcaagTTCGCCATTTGCCATTGTTTATACAGAATGGTCAGCTGATTGTAGGCACAGAATCATCTAAGGTTCTTGTGCAGGGGCCACTGAGGCACCCTTGTTGAAATCCTTATTTCTAAGAAGCTTTTTGAGTGTGATATGAAAGTTTCATATTCACAGTATTGTATAGAGGGTTTTGTGCTTTTTCCGTTGT contains these protein-coding regions:
- the LOC136430754 gene encoding zinc finger protein 93-like, with the protein product MEGVELAPLQQVELAALQQVDMSNISMEQDQEAQLTPLDLSMVASIRDKPVEQPVQDRDASPDTTVQQWTPRKGKKMKWKWQKSPGKSSTKSSNKKRKTDRKIETTPDENSNPVMDAEVPLVNNQEVHTADGVIQDNTGETAFSDDAIMMSQLTDEETPLSLTAQKGRPKKLDIPPMPVREEPQQIQVNGTTTVFSDRTVYNCDECAYTTYKRYAYIVHLRVHTGEKPFQCPFCPHATTQAGHLRRHMSQMHSEEGKKFECGMCSFSTNSQSRLIKHLKEHDTETMEAEEAEEEEEQGDEEEEEEDKDGEEEQENMDGEELGEENMEDATEGKKKKKKRGTNKRFNCGECDFKTAYRHCLVTHLKVHQGIKEHRCPQCGYSTTYKHVLARHMLSHDGKRDHFCDSCSFASPYKFVVARHIKRKHGGPRQLACDRCPYLGFDAAAMKAHMKKHDNEGQYRCKFAPRDEDQKPREKILLYHCDQCEYATNRKDHLDCHAKVHKDKPDGAHIYKCEQCTYVTGKRFLLNKHLKGHSAVKKYMCEMCGGTFDRKVNYEAHKRTHTGEKPYKCPKCDYASSQKTHLNRHLRMHNGFRPFKCEKCSYAAANQHEIVRHVRQVHLKIKPFQCPYCAYATADRSNYTKHVAMHTNPRPFTCPACVYTASKKCNLYYHMKSKHPDHPDTQEHAGHVRLKVRPPSSTETSPEGKEKSKPKGDEVNNNWNQNKKKAGGAEGTSEVKTEEGAGASNLIDFITNTEDQDEEGSEVPTPGVEGHSCDFCGRFFNDREMWESHVQRHLRAS